Proteins found in one Bremerella volcania genomic segment:
- a CDS encoding PfkB family carbohydrate kinase: MTDSTASRSPLILGEVLFDHFPDGRQVLGGAPFNVAWNVHGMGLNPCMVSAIGKDDPGQQVLKAMQTWGMSAEQIQTVEDKPTGAVEVTLKGGEPVFDILKDRAWDYIQPPAIKDYSNYSYLYYGSLAYRSERTAATIRQIIEESKLPRFVDLNVRPPWFDTSWVSQLVDGADWLKLNHDELHRLTQMPCDTRDDVRKAVDKLRTAHKVANFCITSGSKGAYLATSDGDGIEIAVTPPHPLVDTVGAGDGFASVLLAGLISGRPLRQVGEAASRFAGKVCENHGATCQDKTFYENVFD; the protein is encoded by the coding sequence GTGACTGATTCGACAGCAAGTCGCTCGCCGTTAATTCTTGGGGAAGTGCTATTCGACCATTTTCCGGACGGCCGGCAGGTTCTCGGTGGCGCTCCTTTTAATGTTGCCTGGAATGTCCATGGAATGGGACTGAATCCCTGCATGGTATCGGCTATTGGCAAAGATGACCCCGGTCAGCAGGTGCTCAAGGCCATGCAGACCTGGGGCATGTCGGCCGAGCAAATCCAAACGGTTGAAGACAAGCCGACCGGGGCGGTGGAAGTGACCTTGAAAGGGGGCGAGCCTGTCTTCGACATTTTAAAAGATCGGGCGTGGGACTACATTCAGCCCCCAGCGATTAAAGACTATTCCAACTATTCGTATCTCTATTACGGAAGTCTCGCGTATCGTAGCGAGCGTACCGCGGCGACCATTCGCCAGATCATTGAAGAGAGCAAATTGCCGCGTTTCGTCGACCTGAATGTCCGGCCTCCTTGGTTCGACACATCCTGGGTGAGTCAGCTGGTCGACGGTGCGGATTGGCTGAAATTAAACCACGACGAACTCCACCGGCTCACTCAAATGCCTTGCGATACCAGGGATGACGTTCGCAAAGCGGTCGATAAACTTCGTACGGCGCACAAAGTCGCCAATTTTTGCATCACATCTGGCTCGAAGGGTGCCTATCTTGCCACAAGTGACGGCGATGGCATTGAAATTGCAGTCACTCCACCCCATCCTCTGGTCGACACGGTCGGCGCTGGGGATGGATTTGCGTCAGTCCTTCTCGCTGGATTGATATCGGGCCGCCCACTGCGACAGGTTGGCGAAGCGGCGTCCCGATTCGCAGGGAAAGTATGCGAGAACCATGGAGCGACTTGCCAAGACAAGACGTTCTATGAAAACGTCTTCGATTAA
- a CDS encoding circularly permuted type 2 ATP-grasp protein, whose translation MTRIPAQNDASADLFAPYKPIPDVYDELHDGAHIRPHWQSFVQGVREIGAGEFQRRWQQMQKLLDRTGMAYVGAGIGSPGQDRRARPWELDPLPVLLPSSEWEHISLGLKQRGKLMQLILQDLYGPQDLMRSGVLPEEVLFRHPGYYRCFHGQNPPGNNYLYFYAADLSRSPDGSWWVQGDRSESPSGSGFALENRIIQSRMTPSLFHKENVQRLAGYFMKVKEAVLRACSRVTNPRVVILSNGSENPNYFEDAYLARYLGYTLVEPADLAVRGNRVMLKTLGGLLPVDVIIRRPNSDQCDPLEISHSTGGIPELLQVCRMKNVVVLNPLGSGIVESPIFMTFMPQLCQHLLGEPLILPGVATWRCGEPDSLAYVIENIEKLVIKPAYRRRGTRSGIYRVQKDGDQEKLIRMIQTDPDMFVAQEQVMRSTSPVYSRKSLTPAHIALRSFAVLGQNEFETMPGGLVRLSGELQPLEASLQVGERSKDAWVLSATPIARVSLLKQPDHGVELKRTGGELPSRIAENLYWLGRNLERADVTARILRTTISRLTSEEQLDEMPEVIILIRTMAEMGIIETGYGVEEMRKQLPPIELNLAANIFDEQNSMSLRSIVTQIFRLTSRSRDRVSADSWRVLHRVDQGFQPPSDGYWDLSDCLALLDDLILDLAAFSGIISESITRTQVYHFLDMGRRMERATQSSRLMRNCLVLPSGDLSAILEALLEISDSLITYRSRYLEEMHLGAVLDLLVTDETNPRSIARQLAQLLEHVNDLPNVANHAGYTVEQRLAMSLLHEVRMFDVTRVRAPDALSAGETLHMLLQEIESLLPKLSDVVSQRYLVHSMPQSHLVEIRP comes from the coding sequence GTGACCAGAATTCCCGCACAAAATGATGCGTCCGCCGATCTATTTGCCCCGTATAAGCCGATTCCCGACGTATACGACGAACTGCACGATGGTGCGCACATACGCCCCCATTGGCAAAGTTTCGTCCAAGGCGTTCGAGAAATTGGTGCCGGCGAGTTCCAGCGTCGCTGGCAGCAAATGCAAAAACTGCTCGATCGCACCGGCATGGCCTATGTCGGTGCAGGCATCGGAAGTCCGGGCCAGGATCGCCGAGCACGTCCCTGGGAGCTCGACCCGCTGCCGGTGCTACTACCCAGCAGCGAATGGGAACATATTTCTCTCGGGCTGAAACAACGCGGCAAGTTGATGCAGTTGATTCTGCAGGATCTTTACGGTCCGCAGGACTTGATGCGTAGTGGCGTGCTGCCGGAAGAAGTCCTGTTTCGGCATCCCGGCTACTACCGCTGCTTTCATGGGCAGAACCCGCCGGGGAACAATTACCTTTATTTCTACGCGGCCGACCTTTCTCGTTCCCCGGACGGAAGCTGGTGGGTGCAAGGGGATCGGAGCGAGTCCCCCTCCGGCAGCGGCTTTGCCCTGGAGAATCGCATCATCCAATCCCGGATGACACCAAGCCTTTTCCACAAAGAGAACGTCCAGCGCCTCGCCGGCTACTTCATGAAAGTGAAGGAGGCCGTACTGCGTGCTTGCTCTCGGGTCACCAATCCCCGCGTGGTGATCCTCAGCAATGGATCCGAAAACCCGAACTACTTCGAAGACGCTTACCTCGCCCGCTATCTCGGTTACACGTTGGTCGAACCAGCCGACCTGGCGGTCCGTGGCAATCGCGTCATGCTAAAGACATTGGGAGGGCTGCTGCCGGTCGACGTCATCATTCGACGCCCTAACAGCGACCAGTGCGATCCCCTCGAGATCAGCCACTCGACTGGCGGAATTCCTGAACTGCTGCAGGTCTGCCGGATGAAGAATGTCGTCGTGCTCAATCCGCTTGGTTCGGGCATCGTCGAGTCGCCAATCTTCATGACCTTCATGCCCCAGCTTTGTCAGCACCTGCTGGGTGAACCGTTGATCCTGCCAGGCGTTGCCACCTGGCGGTGCGGCGAGCCTGATTCGCTGGCCTACGTGATCGAGAATATCGAGAAGCTCGTCATCAAACCTGCCTACCGACGCCGCGGCACTCGATCAGGCATCTATCGCGTGCAGAAAGATGGCGACCAGGAAAAGCTGATTCGCATGATTCAGACCGATCCGGACATGTTCGTCGCGCAAGAGCAGGTGATGCGATCGACAAGCCCCGTCTATTCCCGGAAGTCGCTTACGCCCGCCCACATTGCCCTACGAAGCTTCGCAGTACTGGGACAAAACGAGTTCGAGACGATGCCAGGCGGGTTGGTGCGGCTCAGTGGCGAACTTCAGCCGCTCGAGGCCTCGTTGCAAGTGGGCGAACGCAGCAAGGACGCATGGGTGTTGTCGGCGACGCCGATCGCTCGCGTGAGCCTGCTGAAGCAACCCGATCATGGCGTCGAGCTGAAGCGTACCGGCGGAGAACTCCCCAGCCGCATCGCGGAAAACCTGTACTGGTTGGGACGCAATCTAGAGCGTGCCGATGTGACGGCACGCATCCTGCGGACGACCATCTCTCGGTTGACCAGTGAAGAACAACTCGATGAGATGCCGGAGGTGATCATCCTGATCCGCACGATGGCCGAGATGGGCATTATCGAGACCGGCTACGGGGTCGAAGAGATGCGAAAGCAATTGCCTCCGATCGAGCTTAACCTGGCGGCCAACATCTTTGACGAACAGAACTCGATGAGCCTGCGTTCGATCGTGACCCAGATCTTCCGCCTGACGTCGCGCAGCCGTGACCGTGTCTCGGCCGATAGCTGGCGGGTGTTGCACCGGGTCGACCAAGGCTTTCAGCCCCCCAGCGACGGCTACTGGGATTTGTCCGACTGTTTGGCACTGCTTGACGATCTGATCCTCGACCTGGCAGCATTCTCAGGGATCATTTCCGAAAGCATCACGCGAACCCAGGTCTACCACTTCCTGGACATGGGCAGGCGCATGGAACGGGCCACGCAAAGCTCGCGGCTGATGCGAAACTGCCTGGTGCTTCCCTCCGGCGATTTGTCCGCCATCTTGGAAGCGCTGTTGGAAATCTCGGACAGTCTAATCACCTACCGTTCGCGTTACTTGGAAGAAATGCACCTGGGAGCCGTGCTCGATCTGCTGGTGACCGACGAAACCAACCCGCGTTCGATCGCGCGGCAGTTGGCTCAACTGCTGGAGCACGTCAACGATCTGCCCAACGTGGCCAACCATGCAGGTTACACGGTCGAGCAGCGTCTGGCGATGTCGCTTCTGCATGAAGTGCGGATGTTTGACGTGACGCGCGTGCGGGCTCCGGATGCGTTGTCGGCCGGTGAAACGCTGCATATGCTGTTGCAGGAGATCGAATCCCTGCTGCCGAAGCTGTCGGACGTCGTCTCTCAACGTTATCTTGTTCACTCGATGCCCCAGTCACACCTGGTCGAGATCCGCCCCTAG
- a CDS encoding transglutaminase family protein yields MAILTALHHSTKYKYDRKIGVGAQTIRLRPAPHCRTPIHSYSLRISPKPHFLNWQQDPHGNFAARVVFPEPVDHFHVDVDLIAEMTVINPFDFFLEPDAEEFPIVYKEPLKTDLAPFLEQEPHGPLLTEYLQGVDVTPRRIVDFLVDINQRLQKDIAYTVRMEHGVQTPEETLQKRLGSCRDSAWLLVQMLRHFGLAARFASGYICQLTPDIKSLDGPSGPEQDFTDLHAWTEVFLPGAGWVGLDPTSGLFAGEGHIPLACTPSPLTAAPVSGSHEKAEVEFDFEMKITRFHEDPRVTKPYTDEEWEEIQALGHEVDKHLQRVGITMTMGGEPTFVSIDDMEGDEWNTAAVGPTKRGLADKLMRKLFKRFGEGGFLHYGQGKWYPGESLPRWAFRCYWRYDGEPIWKDPSLLAEDGMNYGHDTDLAMQFTRRLAEQLGVEPNHANYAYEDAFYYTWMERRLPVNVDIHDSKLEDEEERTRIAKVFEQGITSPVGVVLPVRYLWWAAQPGWESGEWHVRSDELFLIPGDSAMGLRLPLKSLIYETEGQAAALFPLDPMAETTPLPSYAEFMARRTPAMVGGDSGKPWSMKTTGGDSYRSSSRPQGMSGQSLESDGFFGPGDWGDNGGPNPMNQLVRTALCVEPRNGCLHVFMPPVDRMEGYLELLTAVETVATEFSSPVIIEGYLPPHDDRVNHLSVTPDPGVIEVNVHPANSWQELVDITTGVYEDAHHTRLGTEKFNRDGTHTGTGGGNHVVLGGPTPTQSPFLQRPDILRSLIGYWHNHPSLSYLFSGNFIGPTSQAPRVDEGRRDAIYELKIAFEQIPDKGQFSPWLVDRVFRNLLVDITGNTHRAEFCIDKLFSPDNSSGRRGLLEFRAFEMPPHARMSLTQQLLLRSLMARFAEHPYNMPLVDWDTSLHDRFMLPHFNYEDFEDVIEETRDAGFELESYWFLPHFEFKFPKIGEFSHRGVQVELRKAIEPWYVLGEESGQGFTARYVDSSLERMQVKVRGAIPGRHFVMCNGRKVPLHPTGTEQEFVAGVRYRAWQPPSCLHPTIPVDEPLTIDLYDSWFQRSLGGCRYHVGHPGGNNPEAFPVNAMEAESRRGGRFEKMGHTPGYVELPPDECSSEFPFTLDLRRGKTKHL; encoded by the coding sequence ATGGCGATTCTTACGGCGCTCCATCACTCGACGAAATACAAATACGATCGCAAGATCGGTGTCGGGGCTCAAACCATTCGGCTACGTCCCGCTCCCCATTGTCGAACGCCCATCCATAGCTACTCCCTGCGAATTAGTCCCAAACCACACTTCCTGAACTGGCAGCAGGATCCCCACGGAAACTTCGCTGCCCGCGTCGTCTTTCCGGAACCGGTTGACCATTTCCATGTCGACGTCGATCTGATTGCCGAAATGACGGTTATCAACCCGTTCGACTTCTTCCTCGAACCGGACGCGGAAGAGTTCCCGATCGTCTACAAGGAACCTCTCAAGACCGATCTGGCTCCGTTCCTCGAGCAGGAACCGCACGGCCCGCTGTTGACGGAGTACCTGCAAGGGGTCGACGTCACGCCGCGGCGAATCGTTGACTTCCTGGTCGATATCAACCAGCGGCTGCAAAAAGACATCGCCTACACGGTACGTATGGAACATGGTGTCCAGACGCCTGAAGAAACGCTCCAGAAGCGTCTCGGGTCGTGCCGCGACTCGGCCTGGCTGTTGGTGCAGATGCTGCGTCACTTCGGGCTCGCCGCTCGGTTTGCCTCGGGTTACATCTGCCAGTTGACGCCGGACATCAAATCGCTCGATGGTCCATCGGGGCCGGAACAAGACTTTACCGATCTGCACGCATGGACCGAAGTCTTCCTGCCAGGTGCCGGCTGGGTAGGACTCGACCCAACCTCGGGTCTCTTCGCTGGCGAAGGTCACATTCCGCTGGCGTGTACGCCGTCGCCACTTACTGCCGCCCCTGTCTCCGGTAGTCACGAAAAGGCCGAAGTCGAGTTTGACTTCGAGATGAAGATCACGCGTTTCCACGAAGACCCGCGTGTGACCAAGCCGTATACCGATGAAGAATGGGAAGAGATTCAAGCCCTCGGCCATGAAGTCGACAAGCATCTCCAGCGCGTCGGCATTACGATGACGATGGGCGGCGAGCCGACGTTCGTATCCATCGACGACATGGAAGGGGACGAGTGGAACACGGCTGCCGTGGGGCCAACCAAGCGTGGCCTGGCCGACAAACTGATGCGTAAGCTGTTCAAACGATTTGGCGAAGGGGGCTTCCTGCACTACGGTCAGGGCAAGTGGTACCCTGGCGAATCGCTCCCACGTTGGGCGTTCCGCTGTTACTGGCGATACGACGGCGAACCGATCTGGAAAGATCCGTCGCTGCTTGCCGAAGACGGCATGAACTACGGCCACGATACCGATCTGGCCATGCAGTTCACCCGTCGCCTGGCCGAGCAACTGGGTGTCGAGCCGAACCACGCCAACTATGCCTACGAAGACGCGTTCTACTACACCTGGATGGAACGCCGGCTGCCGGTGAACGTCGACATCCACGATTCCAAGCTGGAAGACGAGGAAGAACGCACGCGAATCGCCAAGGTCTTCGAGCAGGGGATCACCTCGCCGGTCGGCGTCGTTCTGCCGGTGCGATACCTCTGGTGGGCAGCCCAGCCCGGCTGGGAAAGTGGTGAATGGCACGTCCGCAGCGATGAGTTGTTCCTCATCCCCGGCGACTCGGCGATGGGGTTGCGATTGCCGCTGAAGTCGTTGATTTACGAAACCGAAGGTCAGGCCGCGGCGCTCTTCCCACTAGACCCGATGGCGGAAACCACGCCGCTTCCTTCCTATGCCGAATTCATGGCACGCCGAACTCCGGCGATGGTGGGCGGGGACTCCGGCAAGCCATGGTCGATGAAGACCACCGGTGGTGACTCGTACCGAAGCTCGTCACGTCCGCAAGGGATGAGTGGACAAAGTCTGGAATCCGACGGGTTCTTTGGCCCTGGCGATTGGGGGGACAACGGTGGTCCCAACCCGATGAATCAGTTGGTCCGTACGGCTCTGTGCGTCGAGCCGCGTAACGGGTGTCTGCATGTTTTCATGCCCCCAGTCGATCGCATGGAAGGCTACCTGGAACTGCTGACCGCGGTGGAAACAGTTGCCACCGAATTCAGCTCGCCGGTGATCATCGAAGGCTATTTGCCACCACACGACGATCGCGTCAATCACCTGAGCGTCACGCCGGATCCTGGCGTGATCGAAGTGAACGTCCACCCGGCCAACAGTTGGCAGGAACTGGTCGACATTACGACCGGCGTTTACGAAGACGCCCACCATACTCGTCTGGGGACCGAAAAGTTCAATCGCGATGGTACGCACACCGGCACGGGTGGCGGTAACCACGTGGTGTTGGGCGGACCGACCCCAACCCAAAGTCCGTTTCTACAGCGACCCGATATTTTGCGTAGCCTGATCGGGTACTGGCACAATCATCCATCGCTTTCTTATCTGTTCAGTGGCAACTTTATCGGCCCCACCAGTCAGGCCCCACGCGTCGATGAAGGACGCCGAGATGCCATCTACGAACTGAAGATTGCGTTCGAGCAGATCCCCGATAAGGGGCAGTTTTCTCCCTGGCTGGTCGACCGGGTTTTCCGAAACTTGCTGGTGGATATCACCGGGAACACCCACCGGGCCGAATTCTGCATCGACAAGCTGTTTTCGCCTGATAACAGCTCGGGGCGGCGCGGTTTGCTCGAATTCCGTGCTTTTGAAATGCCGCCGCACGCCCGGATGAGCCTCACCCAACAGCTTCTGTTGCGGTCGTTGATGGCCCGCTTCGCCGAGCATCCGTACAACATGCCGCTGGTCGATTGGGATACGAGCCTGCACGATCGGTTCATGCTGCCTCACTTCAACTACGAAGACTTCGAAGACGTCATCGAGGAAACGAGGGATGCCGGATTCGAGCTGGAATCGTATTGGTTCCTCCCTCACTTTGAGTTCAAATTCCCAAAAATCGGGGAGTTTTCGCATCGAGGCGTGCAGGTCGAGCTGCGTAAAGCGATCGAACCTTGGTATGTCCTGGGGGAAGAGTCGGGGCAAGGGTTTACGGCCCGTTACGTCGACTCTTCGCTGGAACGGATGCAGGTCAAAGTTCGCGGAGCGATCCCGGGGCGGCACTTTGTGATGTGCAACGGACGAAAAGTCCCGCTTCACCCGACAGGAACCGAGCAGGAATTCGTCGCTGGCGTGCGGTATCGGGCCTGGCAGCCCCCGAGTTGCCTGCATCCTACGATTCCGGTCGACGAGCCCCTGACGATCGACCTGTATGATTCCTGGTTCCAAAGAAGCCTCGGAGGTTGTCGGTATCACGTAGGACATCCAGGGGGGAATAATCCTGAAGCTTTCCCTGTGAATGCCATGGAGGCAGAGTCCCGTCGTGGGGGTAGATTCGAGAAAATGGGGCACACGCCCGGCTACGTTGAACTGCCGCCAGACGAATGCTCCAGCGAATTCCCCTTCACGCTCGATTTGAGACGGGGTAAAACCAAGCATCTGTAA
- a CDS encoding alpha-amylase family glycosyl hydrolase — MIGTSRNGQPDQLQAEAEISLKRLLPRLEAFWSEDDVASGLARDFTQRLVAQWPRLFRLLFTLYHNRYDFFYHLEEIMFTAARGWKQRSPELREQDDHRLNDPTWFQSEHMVGGALYVDLFSENLSKLRECIPYFKDLGLTYVHLMPLFAVRPGDNDGGYAISNYRSVDPRLGTIDDLRQLADEFREAGVCLCLDFVFNHTSDDHYWAQHAQAGDIEYQQYYYCFPDRTVPDQYERTLREIFPTVRRGNFTWHDGMQKWVWTTFNSFQWDLNYGNPAVFRAMLEEMLFIANTGVDILRLDAVAFIWKQMGTNCENRPEAHLLIQAFNCLAGIAAPGLVFKSEAIVHPDEVVKYIGAEECQISYNPTLMALLWESLATRSTRLLKKSLSHRHRLPHGTSWVNYLRCHDDIGWTFDDEDAAQLGINGYDHRQFLNNFYTGQFPGSFARGVPFQHNPTTGDMRISGTLASLAGLEQAIEFHDPKLIEMSVRRMCLLYGITLSIGGIPLLYLGEEWGMLNDYDFVKDPAKAGDTRWIHRPKMKWEYLQNFQQEVDEQNGSIRGKIFRSIQKLISLRKNMPSLAGQQMDLVPVDNPHVLGFVRHFEGNRTLILANFTEEEQRVPANNVRTGGLGRFFQDLISEQEIATHEDLVLQPYGLLWLERI, encoded by the coding sequence ATGATCGGCACGAGTAGGAATGGACAGCCTGACCAACTGCAAGCCGAGGCAGAGATTTCGCTCAAGCGACTTCTGCCGCGTCTCGAAGCATTCTGGTCAGAGGACGACGTGGCCAGCGGCCTTGCGCGTGATTTTACGCAGCGCCTCGTTGCCCAGTGGCCGCGGTTGTTTCGCTTGCTCTTCACGCTGTATCACAATCGGTACGATTTCTTCTATCACCTGGAAGAGATCATGTTCACGGCGGCACGCGGGTGGAAACAACGCAGCCCCGAACTGCGCGAGCAAGACGACCACCGCTTGAACGATCCGACCTGGTTTCAGTCGGAACACATGGTCGGCGGCGCGCTCTACGTCGATCTCTTTTCCGAAAATCTCAGCAAGCTGCGCGAGTGCATTCCGTATTTCAAAGATCTTGGCCTGACTTACGTTCACTTGATGCCGCTGTTCGCGGTGCGGCCAGGCGACAATGACGGCGGCTACGCGATCAGCAACTACCGCAGCGTCGATCCCCGCTTGGGCACGATCGACGACCTTCGCCAGTTGGCCGACGAGTTCCGCGAAGCAGGCGTCTGCTTGTGTCTCGATTTCGTCTTCAATCACACGTCGGACGATCACTATTGGGCACAGCATGCCCAGGCCGGCGACATCGAATATCAGCAGTATTATTACTGCTTCCCCGATCGCACCGTTCCCGATCAGTACGAACGCACCCTGCGCGAGATCTTCCCGACGGTTCGCCGCGGTAACTTCACCTGGCATGACGGGATGCAGAAGTGGGTCTGGACGACCTTCAACAGCTTTCAGTGGGATCTGAACTACGGTAACCCGGCGGTCTTTCGGGCGATGCTGGAGGAGATGCTTTTCATCGCCAACACCGGCGTGGACATCCTGCGCCTGGATGCAGTGGCATTCATCTGGAAGCAGATGGGCACCAACTGCGAGAACCGCCCGGAAGCTCACCTTTTGATTCAAGCATTCAACTGCCTGGCTGGGATCGCCGCTCCGGGGCTGGTCTTCAAGTCGGAAGCGATCGTTCATCCCGACGAGGTGGTGAAGTACATCGGGGCGGAAGAATGCCAGATATCGTATAACCCGACCCTCATGGCACTTTTGTGGGAATCGCTCGCGACGCGAAGCACTCGCTTGCTGAAGAAGTCGCTGAGCCATCGTCATCGCCTGCCGCACGGAACTTCGTGGGTCAACTACCTGCGCTGCCACGACGATATTGGCTGGACGTTCGACGACGAAGACGCCGCCCAACTGGGAATTAACGGCTATGATCATCGACAATTCTTGAACAACTTTTACACAGGGCAATTCCCGGGCTCATTTGCCCGTGGGGTCCCTTTTCAGCACAACCCAACGACCGGCGATATGCGGATTTCGGGGACGCTCGCCTCGCTGGCCGGCCTGGAACAAGCTATCGAGTTCCACGACCCGAAGCTGATCGAGATGTCGGTCCGCCGCATGTGCCTGTTGTATGGCATCACGCTCAGCATTGGGGGCATTCCCCTTTTGTATCTGGGGGAAGAGTGGGGCATGCTCAATGATTATGATTTCGTGAAGGATCCAGCCAAAGCAGGCGATACGCGTTGGATCCATCGTCCCAAGATGAAGTGGGAGTATCTGCAAAACTTCCAGCAGGAAGTCGACGAACAGAACGGTTCGATTCGCGGGAAGATCTTCCGTTCGATCCAGAAGCTGATTTCGCTGCGTAAGAACATGCCATCGCTGGCCGGGCAGCAGATGGATCTGGTTCCTGTCGATAATCCCCATGTTCTGGGGTTTGTGAGGCACTTCGAGGGGAACCGGACCCTGATCCTGGCCAATTTCACCGAAGAAGAGCAGCGCGTTCCGGCCAATAACGTCCGAACGGGGGGGCTTGGTCGTTTCTTTCAGGATTTGATCAGCGAGCAAGAAATCGCGACGCATGAAGATCTTGTGTTGCAGCCGTACGGGCTCTTGTGGCTGGAACGAATCTAA
- a CDS encoding HAD-IIB family hydrolase codes for MKIALLSLHGLIRAKDAELGRDADTGGQVKYVLELAAELAKQPGVTEVELLTRQIIDDRVSDDYAQVEEPICENAKIVRIPFGPKRYIRKESLWPYIEFFVDQTLAHFRRAGLPDLIHGHYADAGLAGAQLARLLHIPFVFTGHSLGRVKQERLFAKGKSIEDLERRYKLAQRIEAEEVALETASMVVASTNQEVELQYEKYENYQPDRMEVIPPGVNLQSFSPPKSKDDDYPIGPQIERFLRDPSKPPLIAMARPDERKNLEMLVRVYGESERLQQLSNLVLIMGTRENLKDLAPAQRRIVEQILGKIDDYDLYGCVSYPKMHTPSDVPDIYRWGAQRRGVFVNPALTEPFGLTLLEAAAAGLPIVATNDGGPRDIVANCHNGLLVDPLDPEAIEKSLLRMLTEPQQWDDWCEKGMAGAKKHYSWANHAKRYWRDVNDILDHSAKPVLAGHSKVRRMPNFDRLIITDLDNTLTGDEEGLREFLDTIREHDYIGFGISTGRRLDSAMELIEEMNLPRPDLICAGVGTELYYGEYLTSDRTWRKQIGLHWTPDAIRVLFEGVDGVYVQKDSQQSEFKISFDLDTSVAPSIPQIKRMLREAGIRARVVFSRNMYLDILPNRGGPGVAVRHVLYKWGFSPEKVLVAGDSGNDEGMLKGRTLGVVVGNYSPELEKLRDWPRIYFAEGHHARGILEGINYYQFLDNITIPNDRHE; via the coding sequence ATGAAGATCGCTCTGTTAAGCTTACATGGCTTAATCCGCGCGAAAGATGCCGAACTCGGTCGCGACGCGGATACGGGCGGCCAGGTCAAGTATGTCCTGGAATTGGCCGCGGAATTGGCCAAGCAGCCCGGTGTGACCGAAGTTGAACTTCTCACGCGGCAAATCATCGATGATCGCGTCTCCGACGATTACGCCCAAGTCGAAGAACCGATTTGCGAGAATGCCAAGATCGTGCGGATTCCGTTCGGTCCAAAGCGTTACATCCGCAAGGAATCACTCTGGCCGTACATCGAATTCTTCGTCGATCAAACGCTCGCTCACTTTCGCCGCGCCGGTTTGCCGGACCTCATCCATGGTCATTATGCCGACGCAGGTCTGGCCGGCGCGCAGCTGGCTCGGTTGCTTCATATCCCGTTCGTTTTCACCGGGCACTCGCTCGGCCGCGTGAAGCAGGAACGGCTGTTTGCCAAAGGAAAGTCGATCGAAGATCTCGAACGCCGCTACAAGTTGGCCCAGCGAATCGAAGCCGAAGAAGTCGCTTTGGAAACCGCTTCCATGGTGGTGGCCAGCACCAATCAGGAAGTCGAGCTACAGTACGAGAAGTACGAGAACTATCAGCCCGATCGGATGGAGGTCATCCCTCCCGGCGTGAACCTGCAGTCGTTCTCGCCGCCGAAATCGAAGGACGATGATTACCCGATCGGTCCGCAGATCGAACGCTTTCTGCGAGACCCGAGCAAGCCGCCGCTGATTGCCATGGCTCGTCCCGACGAGCGAAAGAACCTGGAAATGCTCGTCCGTGTTTACGGCGAGAGCGAGCGTCTGCAGCAGCTTTCCAACCTGGTGCTGATCATGGGAACGCGCGAGAATCTGAAGGATCTCGCTCCGGCCCAGCGCCGCATCGTTGAGCAGATTCTTGGGAAAATCGACGACTACGATCTTTACGGCTGCGTTTCGTACCCCAAGATGCATACGCCAAGCGACGTTCCAGACATTTATCGCTGGGGTGCCCAACGTCGCGGCGTCTTCGTGAACCCCGCGCTCACCGAGCCATTCGGTTTGACTCTGCTGGAAGCGGCCGCGGCGGGGCTGCCGATTGTTGCGACCAACGATGGCGGTCCCCGCGATATCGTGGCGAATTGTCACAACGGTTTGCTGGTCGATCCATTGGATCCCGAAGCGATCGAGAAGTCGCTGCTGCGCATGCTGACCGAACCGCAGCAATGGGATGATTGGTGCGAGAAAGGAATGGCGGGTGCCAAGAAGCATTATTCCTGGGCCAATCATGCCAAACGGTACTGGCGAGACGTCAACGATATCCTCGACCATTCGGCCAAGCCGGTTCTCGCAGGCCATTCCAAAGTGCGGCGGATGCCAAACTTCGATCGGCTCATCATCACCGACTTGGACAATACGCTCACAGGTGACGAAGAGGGGCTCCGCGAATTTCTCGATACGATTCGCGAGCACGACTACATTGGTTTTGGCATTTCGACCGGGCGTCGTCTCGACAGCGCGATGGAGCTGATCGAAGAGATGAACTTGCCACGGCCTGATTTGATCTGCGCTGGCGTGGGCACGGAACTTTACTACGGCGAATACCTTACTAGCGATCGAACCTGGCGAAAACAGATTGGTCTGCACTGGACGCCTGATGCGATACGTGTTCTGTTTGAAGGAGTGGATGGAGTCTACGTGCAGAAGGACTCGCAGCAGTCCGAGTTCAAGATCAGCTTCGATCTCGACACGAGCGTTGCTCCGAGTATCCCACAAATCAAGCGAATGCTGCGAGAAGCGGGAATTCGCGCTCGCGTGGTGTTTTCGCGAAACATGTACCTTGACATCCTGCCCAATCGTGGGGGGCCCGGCGTCGCGGTGCGGCATGTCCTCTACAAATGGGGCTTTTCGCCGGAAAAAGTGCTAGTGGCTGGCGATAGCGGTAACGACGAGGGGATGCTCAAGGGGCGCACACTTGGAGTGGTTGTAGGGAATTACAGTCCTGAACTCGAGAAGCTGCGGGACTGGCCGCGAATCTATTTCGCGGAAGGCCATCATGCACGAGGTATCCTGGAGGGAATCAACTACTATCAGTTTTTAGACAACATCACGATACCCAATGATCGGCACGAGTAG